A single region of the Nicotiana sylvestris chromosome 6, ASM39365v2, whole genome shotgun sequence genome encodes:
- the LOC138871871 gene encoding uncharacterized protein — protein sequence MVVTTRSGRGRYVNASREKQVVVDDVELRDDDVPLVLEDVVDNDVKNDVRIHIDEAEVETQDTVNPSREHVIGMPEPVVPKAKAHFPRPPPPYPQWLAKQKSDNQFKKFIDMMKSLTINVLLVEALEQMPGYAKFMKDLVTKKWSMKCETIKMTHQVSAIVHSMAPKLEDPGAFTIACTIGSADFAKALCDFGASINLMRYSVFKTLEIGQPRTISMRL from the coding sequence ggcagaTATGTGAATGCCTCAAGAGAAAAGCAAGTTGTggttgatgatgttgagttgcgagatgatgatgtacctttggtACTTGAAGATGTGGTTGACAATGATGTAAAAAATGATGTGAGGATTCATATTGATGaggccgaggtggaaactcaagataccgtgaacccgtctagggaacacgtgattggcATGCCCGAGCCGGTGGTGCCCAAAGCCAAGGCACATTTTCCTAGGCCACCTCCGCCTTATCCTCAatggttagcaaagcaaaagagtgacaaccaatttaaaaagttcattgacatgatgaaaagCCTTACAATCAATGTGcttttggtggaggcacttgagcaaatgccgggatatgcCAAGTTTATGAAGGATTTGGTGACGAAGAAGTGGTCAATGaagtgtgaaacaattaaaatgactcaccaagttagtgctatcgTGCATTCTATGGCCCCAAAACTTGAAGAccccggagcttttactatcgCTTGCactatcggaagtgcggattttgccaaggccctttgtgattttggggctagcataaatttgatgcgaTACTCAGTCTTCAAGACCTTGGAAATTGGACAACCTAGGACAATTTCAATGAGACTTTAA